A DNA window from Streptomyces canus contains the following coding sequences:
- a CDS encoding substrate-binding domain-containing protein → MLRTRRSRTLATATAVLLSLAAAGCSKSAGGSDASGSAGTKAAAPVALAGSVTFNQTNLAKLDAALKSALAGKDLSKVDIAMVVNVAADYWKAGQVGFLKGCSDLGIAKSKCTYFAPPGGKLTEQNSELETLRSQGVTGYSISAIDPTSAAGTIHTDVQKGIGVLAIDSPLPGTDAASLYLGTPNYTAGFQAGTAMKQVLGGKGKVAILVGSLTASNATQRIAGFEAALKGTKITVAQKVNDNLQASTATSDAETILANNPDVNGLYGVYSYDGPALAQAVTSAGKTASVHIVSDDSDAQTLKFIKSGVISGTVVQMPYQQGYTGAYILAAEKVLGKDKTMALVKPYLEKDGSTLSSGVGLVTKSDLSAYQSLESQLGIG, encoded by the coding sequence ATGCTCCGCACCAGAAGGTCCCGCACCCTGGCCACCGCGACCGCGGTGCTCCTCTCGCTCGCCGCCGCAGGCTGCTCCAAGAGCGCGGGCGGCTCCGACGCGTCCGGCTCGGCCGGTACCAAGGCCGCCGCCCCGGTCGCGCTGGCCGGCTCGGTCACCTTCAACCAGACGAACCTCGCCAAGCTCGACGCGGCGCTGAAGTCCGCGCTGGCCGGCAAGGACCTGTCCAAGGTCGACATCGCGATGGTCGTGAACGTGGCCGCCGACTACTGGAAGGCCGGTCAGGTCGGCTTCCTCAAGGGCTGCTCCGACCTCGGCATCGCGAAGAGCAAGTGCACCTACTTCGCTCCGCCCGGCGGCAAGCTGACCGAGCAGAACTCGGAGCTGGAGACGCTGCGTTCGCAGGGGGTCACCGGCTACTCGATCTCGGCGATCGACCCGACCTCGGCCGCCGGGACCATCCACACCGACGTCCAGAAGGGCATCGGCGTCCTCGCGATCGACTCGCCGCTGCCGGGCACGGACGCCGCCTCGCTCTACCTGGGCACCCCGAACTACACGGCCGGCTTCCAGGCGGGCACCGCGATGAAGCAGGTGCTCGGCGGCAAGGGCAAGGTGGCGATCCTGGTCGGCTCCCTCACCGCCTCCAACGCCACGCAGCGCATCGCCGGCTTCGAGGCCGCGCTCAAGGGCACCAAGATCACGGTCGCCCAGAAGGTCAACGACAACCTCCAGGCCAGTACGGCGACTTCGGACGCGGAGACCATCCTCGCGAACAACCCGGACGTCAACGGCCTGTACGGCGTCTACTCCTACGACGGTCCCGCGCTGGCCCAGGCGGTGACCTCGGCGGGCAAGACGGCCTCGGTGCACATCGTCTCCGACGACTCCGACGCCCAGACGCTGAAGTTCATCAAGTCCGGCGTGATCTCCGGGACCGTCGTGCAGATGCCGTACCAGCAGGGCTACACCGGGGCGTACATCCTGGCCGCGGAGAAGGTGCTGGGCAAGGACAAGACGATGGCGCTCGTCAAGCCGTACCTGGAGAAGGACGGTTCGACCCTGAGTTCCGGCGTGGGCCTGGTCACCAAGTCCGACCTGAGCGCGTACCAGTCCCTCGAGTCGCAGCTCGGGATCGGCTGA
- a CDS encoding LamG-like jellyroll fold domain-containing protein: MPSEAGPSRRTVLTALGVTSLAGTFAGSVPAVAAPAAVAAPVALPAAAAHWSFDEGSGTTAADASGNAHTATLQGAAGWDTGKVGAHSLSLTAGGNATASEPVVDTSKAFSVAAWVNLAQLGGYQTAVSIDGKVVSAFYLGLRDDTGTFAFARLASDATQGAAVAAAASAPTAGTWTHLVGVSDPAAGVTRLYVNGVLEGETAYTAGWAGTGSTAIGRALYGGGQVDQWHGLIDDVQLFPTALTSDQVATLAGVPVESTTPLLSVDVANPAHAVSPILPGLMFEDINHSGEGGIYAELVQNRSMMASDTSPVHWSAVGGTTLTLDTATPLNEALNRSLKVVLPSGTGAGNRAGVSNDGFWGIPVRPRTTYTARLFAKASRGIGPLTVSIESADGGTVYASARIAHIGTTFPDRPFELTLSTGAGAPVTGDARLTVTTADPTAAGETLWLQHVSLFPPTYNNRPNGLRIDLMEKLVALKPKFLRFPGGNFLEGNTIATRFNWKNTIGPVWERPGHMDDAWGYWSTDGLGVLEYLQWVEDMKAQPVLAVFAGYTLKGEHVTGTALEPFIQDALDEIEYVTGPVTSTWGARRAADGHPKPFPLEYVEIGNEDWFDGSGSYDARFTAFHDAIKAKYPHLKLIATTTVTSRTPDLIDEHYYLAPSAAQAATHKYDNRDRASTKVFVGEWAAQEGRPTPDLNAALGDAAWLAGLIRNSDQVLMECYAPLFSHVKNNVWATNLIAYDNLTSYVSPSYWAQQMLTSRLGDTVLPATARALPGLATVATRSGNHLYLAVVNYGTEKVEVPVELQGLANGVKRSARATVLTGPSPTATNTLTAPDTLVPSSRTVTGAAATFTSTLPPLSVTVLELTLT; encoded by the coding sequence ATGCCATCAGAAGCCGGACCGTCCCGCAGGACCGTCCTGACCGCCCTCGGCGTCACGTCCCTGGCCGGGACCTTCGCCGGGTCCGTTCCCGCCGTCGCCGCTCCCGCAGCCGTGGCCGCTCCCGTCGCCCTCCCCGCCGCGGCCGCGCACTGGAGTTTCGACGAAGGCTCCGGCACCACCGCCGCCGACGCGTCCGGCAACGCCCACACCGCCACCCTCCAGGGCGCGGCCGGCTGGGACACCGGCAAGGTCGGCGCCCACAGCCTGAGCCTCACGGCGGGCGGCAACGCCACCGCGTCCGAACCGGTCGTCGACACCTCGAAGGCGTTCTCGGTGGCCGCCTGGGTCAACCTGGCTCAACTGGGCGGCTACCAGACCGCGGTCAGCATCGACGGCAAGGTGGTCAGCGCCTTCTACCTGGGTCTGCGCGACGACACGGGCACCTTCGCCTTCGCCCGTCTCGCGTCCGACGCCACCCAGGGAGCCGCCGTCGCGGCCGCTGCCTCCGCCCCGACCGCCGGCACCTGGACCCACCTGGTCGGCGTCAGCGACCCCGCGGCCGGCGTCACCCGCCTGTACGTCAACGGCGTACTGGAAGGGGAGACGGCCTACACCGCCGGTTGGGCCGGCACAGGGTCGACCGCGATCGGCCGCGCGCTGTACGGCGGCGGACAGGTCGACCAGTGGCACGGCCTGATCGACGACGTACAGCTGTTCCCGACCGCTCTCACCTCCGACCAGGTGGCGACGCTGGCCGGGGTCCCGGTGGAGTCCACGACACCGCTGCTGAGCGTGGACGTGGCGAATCCGGCTCACGCGGTCTCCCCCATCCTCCCGGGCCTGATGTTCGAGGACATCAACCACTCCGGCGAGGGCGGCATCTACGCCGAACTGGTGCAGAACCGTTCGATGATGGCCAGCGACACGTCACCGGTCCACTGGTCGGCGGTGGGAGGCACGACGCTGACGCTGGACACCGCCACGCCGTTGAACGAGGCGCTGAACCGCTCCCTCAAGGTGGTACTGCCGAGCGGTACGGGCGCCGGGAACCGGGCCGGCGTGTCCAACGACGGCTTCTGGGGCATACCCGTACGCCCCCGAACGACCTACACGGCCCGCCTGTTCGCCAAGGCATCGCGCGGGATCGGTCCCCTCACGGTGTCCATCGAGTCGGCGGACGGCGGGACGGTGTACGCCTCCGCGAGGATCGCGCACATCGGTACGACCTTCCCCGACCGCCCCTTCGAACTGACCCTGAGCACAGGTGCGGGCGCCCCGGTAACGGGCGACGCAAGGCTGACCGTCACCACGGCCGACCCGACCGCCGCGGGCGAGACCCTGTGGCTCCAGCACGTCTCCCTCTTCCCGCCGACCTACAACAACCGCCCCAACGGCCTGCGCATCGACCTGATGGAGAAGTTGGTCGCCCTGAAGCCGAAGTTCCTGCGCTTCCCCGGCGGCAACTTCCTGGAGGGCAACACGATCGCGACGCGCTTCAACTGGAAGAACACGATCGGCCCGGTCTGGGAGCGCCCCGGCCACATGGACGACGCGTGGGGCTACTGGTCCACGGACGGACTGGGTGTTCTGGAATACCTGCAATGGGTCGAGGACATGAAGGCCCAGCCGGTCCTGGCCGTCTTCGCCGGCTACACCCTGAAGGGCGAACACGTAACGGGCACCGCACTCGAACCCTTCATCCAGGACGCCCTGGACGAGATCGAGTACGTCACGGGCCCGGTCACGAGCACATGGGGTGCTCGGCGTGCGGCCGACGGCCACCCGAAGCCGTTCCCGCTGGAGTACGTCGAGATAGGCAACGAGGACTGGTTCGACGGGTCGGGCTCGTACGACGCCCGCTTCACGGCGTTCCACGACGCGATCAAGGCGAAGTACCCGCACCTGAAGCTGATAGCCACGACGACGGTGACGAGCCGCACCCCGGACCTGATCGACGAGCACTACTACCTGGCCCCGTCGGCAGCCCAGGCCGCCACCCACAAGTACGACAACAGGGACCGCGCCTCGACGAAGGTCTTCGTGGGCGAGTGGGCGGCGCAGGAGGGCCGCCCGACGCCCGACCTCAACGCGGCCCTGGGCGACGCGGCGTGGCTGGCGGGCCTGATCCGCAACTCCGACCAGGTCCTGATGGAGTGCTACGCGCCCTTGTTCTCCCACGTGAAGAACAACGTCTGGGCAACGAACCTGATCGCCTACGACAACCTCACGAGCTACGTCTCCCCGAGCTACTGGGCGCAACAGATGCTGACGAGCAGGCTGGGCGACACGGTCCTTCCGGCGACGGCACGCGCGTTGCCCGGCCTGGCCACGGTCGCCACCCGGTCAGGGAATCACCTGTACCTCGCGGTGGTGAACTACGGGACGGAGAAGGTGGAGGTGCCGGTGGAACTCCAGGGCTTGGCGAATGGGGTCAAGAGGAGCGCCAGGGCCACGGTCCTGACGGGACCGTCACCGACGGCGACGAACACCCTGACCGCCCCCGACACACTCGTGCCCAGTTCCAGGACGGTGACCGGTGCGGCGGCGACGTTCACGAGCACGCTGCCACCGCTGTCGGTGACGGTCCTTGAGCTGACGCTGACCTGA
- a CDS encoding transposase family protein — translation MLVWARAARSHPVQSGIPRPHVGGWLEELPPKWQASRESALRERRGGDRRRAAGAGPSRKLVFMDRLLVTLVHLRLPLPLAALAELYGVDRSTGSGAFREVRPLLASRGFAVPERPGVRLRTLEDVSAYAEAEGGSLRIDGTEVQVRRPRVGRPGRKSFVSGKKKQNTIKNTTFSDDQGRTLFSGVIQPGRMHYQAAVRTEGFAEQFRRHPKVKAEVDEDYRRLADEFSAQVSPTEEAEGRGPARRAPRLA, via the coding sequence ATGCTTGTCTGGGCCCGTGCGGCCCGTTCCCATCCTGTCCAGTCCGGTATCCCCCGTCCACATGTCGGCGGGTGGCTCGAAGAACTCCCACCCAAGTGGCAGGCCTCACGGGAGTCGGCGCTGCGCGAGCGACGTGGCGGGGACCGGCGCCGCGCTGCAGGGGCCGGCCCCTCTCGCAAGCTGGTGTTCATGGACCGGCTGCTGGTCACGCTGGTGCACCTGAGGCTGCCGCTGCCGCTCGCGGCGCTCGCCGAGTTGTACGGAGTGGACCGCTCCACCGGCTCAGGCGCATTCCGCGAGGTCCGGCCGCTGCTGGCGAGCCGCGGCTTCGCTGTTCCCGAACGGCCCGGCGTTCGGCTACGCACGCTGGAGGACGTGTCGGCCTACGCCGAGGCGGAAGGGGGCAGCCTGCGGATCGATGGCACCGAGGTGCAGGTCCGCCGCCCGCGCGTAGGCCGCCCGGGCCGCAAGTCGTTCGTGTCCGGCAAGAAGAAGCAGAACACCATCAAGAACACGACCTTCAGCGACGATCAGGGCCGCACCCTGTTCAGCGGGGTGATCCAGCCCGGCCGGATGCACTATCAGGCCGCCGTGCGCACCGAGGGCTTCGCCGAGCAATTCCGCAGGCACCCCAAGGTCAAGGCCGAGGTCGACGAAGACTACCGACGTTTGGCGGACGAGTTCTCCGCCCAGGTCAGTCCCACCGAAGAAGCCGAAGGACGAGGCCCCGCTCGGCGAGCACCACGCCTGGCGTGA
- a CDS encoding DUF2075 domain-containing protein → MLFRESAASVATRILEGSLALHLTENFRHQHGRRPAPTEIRSWERSLPALVNALIEADLDDVEVLVEYSLPLTSKRADAVLAGVHPTTGEPSYVVVELKQWSSAYPEEDEPLLCRIDSYAQPVLNPIEQVRGYCEYLLSFNGALERMPHSLAGVAFLHNATEFQIAGLREVEENQYGRMYTGEQRGTFLDFLRSRLAAKPGAQVADVLLDAKVRPSKQLMSVAAAEIRDREQFVLIAEQRVAYEKVMSAVRKAKRGNHKQVIVVTGGPGSGKSVIALSVLGELYRRGVPALHATGSQSFTKTMRRVAGHKKREVQQLFKYFNSFMDAEPNDLDVLICDEAHRLRKTSANRYTKAALRTGRPQVAELIDAARVPVFLLDQHQVVRPGEMGTRQEIERAAAAQDLDCMVVELDGQFRCGGSDAYEKWVLDLLGLDGDTPSQWEPDGKLQLLTADSPQELEDFLVARREERYGARMSAGYCWKWTTKITPDMTALPEDVVIGRWSRPWNLYGDRSALGAPPAPLWATDPAGFGQVGCVYTAQGFEYDWSGVIIGPDLVWRTDHWVVDRSASKDPSFTKATPDDDVDRLIRNTYKVLLTRGMVGTILYSTDAETREKLRSLIHPASQAEVPALV, encoded by the coding sequence TTGCTGTTCCGTGAGTCCGCGGCGTCCGTGGCCACCCGTATCCTCGAAGGGTCGCTGGCACTGCATCTGACCGAGAACTTCCGTCACCAGCACGGCCGGAGGCCCGCGCCGACGGAGATACGGTCCTGGGAACGCAGCCTGCCCGCGCTCGTCAACGCGCTCATCGAGGCCGATCTCGACGACGTCGAGGTCCTCGTCGAATACAGCCTGCCCCTCACCAGCAAACGTGCCGACGCCGTACTCGCCGGTGTACATCCGACCACCGGCGAACCGTCGTACGTCGTCGTGGAACTAAAGCAGTGGAGCTCGGCCTACCCGGAGGAGGACGAGCCACTGCTGTGCCGGATCGACTCCTACGCGCAGCCCGTACTCAACCCGATCGAACAGGTGCGGGGCTACTGCGAGTATCTGCTGTCCTTCAACGGGGCGTTGGAGCGGATGCCCCATTCCCTGGCCGGCGTGGCATTCCTGCACAACGCGACCGAGTTCCAGATCGCAGGGCTGAGGGAGGTCGAGGAGAACCAGTACGGCCGGATGTACACCGGGGAACAGCGCGGCACCTTCCTGGACTTCCTGCGCTCTCGGCTCGCCGCGAAGCCCGGCGCACAGGTGGCCGACGTCCTGCTCGACGCCAAGGTACGGCCGTCAAAGCAGCTGATGTCCGTCGCGGCAGCCGAGATCCGCGACCGCGAACAGTTCGTGCTCATCGCCGAGCAGAGGGTCGCGTACGAGAAGGTGATGTCCGCCGTCCGCAAGGCCAAGCGGGGAAACCACAAGCAGGTGATCGTGGTGACCGGCGGTCCCGGATCCGGCAAGAGCGTGATCGCGCTGTCGGTCCTCGGTGAGCTGTACCGCCGCGGAGTGCCCGCGCTGCACGCGACCGGGTCGCAGTCGTTCACCAAGACGATGCGCAGGGTCGCGGGGCACAAGAAACGTGAAGTGCAGCAGCTGTTCAAGTACTTCAACAGCTTCATGGACGCCGAGCCCAACGACCTCGACGTGCTGATCTGCGACGAGGCCCACCGGCTGCGGAAAACCTCCGCGAACCGCTACACCAAAGCGGCGCTGCGTACCGGACGACCCCAGGTGGCGGAACTGATCGACGCGGCCCGGGTCCCCGTCTTCCTGCTCGACCAGCACCAGGTGGTGCGCCCCGGCGAAATGGGGACCAGGCAGGAGATCGAACGGGCCGCCGCCGCACAGGACCTCGACTGCATGGTCGTGGAACTTGACGGCCAGTTCCGGTGCGGCGGCAGCGACGCGTACGAGAAGTGGGTCCTCGACCTGCTCGGCCTGGACGGCGACACCCCCAGCCAGTGGGAGCCCGACGGCAAGCTACAACTGCTGACCGCCGACAGCCCCCAGGAGCTGGAGGACTTCCTCGTCGCACGCCGGGAGGAGCGCTACGGCGCCCGCATGTCGGCCGGCTACTGCTGGAAATGGACCACGAAGATCACCCCCGACATGACGGCCCTCCCCGAAGACGTCGTGATCGGCCGATGGTCCCGCCCCTGGAATCTCTACGGCGACCGATCCGCCCTCGGCGCACCACCCGCTCCCCTCTGGGCCACCGACCCGGCCGGCTTCGGCCAGGTCGGCTGCGTCTACACGGCGCAGGGTTTCGAGTACGACTGGTCGGGCGTGATCATCGGCCCCGACCTGGTCTGGCGAACGGACCACTGGGTCGTGGACCGCTCGGCGTCGAAGGACCCGTCTTTCACGAAGGCCACCCCGGACGACGACGTCGACCGCCTCATCCGCAACACGTACAAGGTGCTGCTGACGCGGGGAATGGTCGGGACGATCCTCTACTCGACGGACGCGGAGACCCGAGAGAAGCTGCGGTCGCTCATCCATCCAGCATCTCAGGCCGAGGTGCCGGCGCTCGTGTAG
- a CDS encoding LacI family DNA-binding transcriptional regulator, with translation MDGDRAPVMADVARIAGVSHQTVSRVLNDHPNVRPRTRERVLAAVRELGYRPNAAARTLATRRTRTLGVISFNTTLYGPACMLYGIEQAARENEYVVTVAAVGSLDRYSVLDAVDRLRDQNVAGIVVIAPQTAAVGALANVPADVPLVAVGCGTHTALVSVAVDNEAGAELATSYLLDLGHRTVHHLVGPRSWLDAQEREAGWRAALEKRGAPVPEPLAGADWTARTGYEHGRRLAADPEVTAVFCANDHLALGLLRALQQAGRRVPEDISVVGFDDMPETEYFGPSLTTVRQDFDELGRRALRALIELVGDPDAGIPASGDRPHIVIPPSLVVRTSATRTRPRTESPT, from the coding sequence ATGGACGGCGATCGCGCACCGGTGATGGCGGACGTGGCCCGGATCGCGGGAGTCTCGCACCAGACCGTCTCCCGGGTCCTCAACGACCATCCCAACGTCCGGCCCCGCACCCGGGAACGCGTGCTCGCCGCCGTCCGTGAACTCGGCTACCGGCCCAACGCGGCCGCCCGCACCCTGGCGACCCGCCGCACCCGCACCCTGGGTGTGATCAGCTTCAACACCACGCTCTACGGCCCCGCCTGCATGCTCTACGGCATCGAGCAGGCGGCCAGAGAGAACGAGTACGTCGTCACCGTGGCGGCGGTCGGCTCACTCGACCGGTATTCGGTGCTGGACGCCGTGGACCGGCTGCGCGACCAGAACGTGGCGGGGATCGTCGTCATCGCGCCGCAGACCGCCGCGGTGGGGGCACTGGCCAACGTGCCGGCGGACGTGCCCCTGGTCGCGGTCGGCTGCGGCACCCACACCGCGCTGGTCTCGGTCGCCGTGGACAACGAGGCGGGCGCCGAACTGGCCACCTCCTACCTGCTCGACCTCGGCCATCGCACGGTGCACCACCTGGTCGGGCCGCGTTCCTGGCTCGACGCGCAGGAACGCGAGGCCGGCTGGCGCGCCGCCCTGGAGAAGCGGGGGGCTCCCGTGCCCGAGCCGTTGGCCGGCGCCGACTGGACGGCTCGTACCGGATACGAGCACGGCCGTCGGCTCGCCGCTGACCCCGAGGTCACCGCGGTGTTCTGCGCCAACGACCACCTGGCCCTCGGCCTGCTGCGGGCCCTGCAACAAGCAGGACGCCGGGTGCCGGAGGACATCAGCGTCGTGGGTTTCGACGACATGCCGGAGACCGAGTACTTCGGCCCGTCACTGACCACCGTCCGCCAGGACTTCGACGAACTCGGCCGCCGTGCCCTGCGCGCGCTGATCGAGCTCGTCGGCGATCCGGATGCCGGGATCCCGGCATCCGGCGACAGACCCCACATCGTCATACCGCCCAGCCTTGTGGTGCGGACCTCGGCGACCCGCACGCGACCCCGAACGGAAAGTCCGACATGA
- a CDS encoding arabinofuranosidase catalytic domain-containing protein: MRGPRLRGLLLTLSAILTLVGGILAGVVGTAGTAAAASSLPCDIYASAGTPCAAAHSTTRALYASYGGSLYQVKRASDGATTNIGVLSAGGYANAAAQDSFCSGTTCTITKIYDQSANHNDLAIEGPGGNGGQDVGAIADALPVTVGGHAAYGVFVSAGVGYRDNSTTGIATGSSPEGAYMVTSGHHVNNRCCFDYGNAETSGNDTGNGHMDAINFGTECWFSCSGAGSGPWVEADLENGLFFGGNGSNSNNKGNSSEFVTALEKNNGTTTYAIKGGNAQSGSLTTWYNGALPNLGGYTPMHLEGAIVLGTGGDNSNGSDGSFFEGVMTSGYPTDAADNAVQANITSVGYTTPTASFPVTGTAYRLTNANSGKVLDAVNCGTANGTSIDIWASLGNTCQQWKFASAGNGHYTISNVNSGTVLDDKNCGQSNGTAVQLWASLGNTCQQWDVTKFGSHYTITNVNTGMTLDVANCGTANGTAVRQWQQLDNACQQWNIAP; the protein is encoded by the coding sequence GTGCGAGGCCCGCGCCTGAGAGGGCTCCTGCTGACACTGAGCGCGATCCTCACGCTCGTCGGAGGCATCCTGGCCGGGGTCGTCGGCACCGCGGGCACGGCTGCCGCCGCTTCGTCCCTGCCCTGCGACATCTACGCCTCCGCGGGGACACCGTGCGCCGCGGCACACAGCACCACGCGGGCGCTCTACGCCTCCTACGGCGGCTCCCTCTACCAGGTCAAGCGCGCTTCGGACGGCGCGACCACCAACATCGGCGTCCTCAGCGCCGGCGGCTACGCCAACGCGGCGGCCCAGGACTCCTTCTGCTCCGGGACGACCTGCACCATCACCAAGATCTACGACCAGAGCGCGAACCACAACGACCTGGCCATCGAAGGGCCCGGCGGCAACGGCGGCCAGGACGTCGGCGCGATCGCCGACGCCCTTCCGGTCACGGTCGGCGGCCACGCGGCGTACGGCGTCTTCGTGTCCGCCGGCGTCGGCTACCGCGACAACAGCACCACGGGCATCGCCACCGGCAGCTCCCCCGAGGGCGCCTACATGGTGACCAGCGGCCACCATGTGAACAACCGGTGCTGCTTCGACTACGGCAACGCCGAGACGTCCGGCAACGACACCGGCAACGGTCACATGGACGCGATCAACTTCGGTACGGAGTGCTGGTTCTCGTGTTCCGGCGCCGGATCGGGCCCCTGGGTCGAGGCGGACCTGGAGAACGGGCTCTTCTTCGGAGGGAACGGCTCGAATTCGAACAACAAGGGCAACTCCAGTGAGTTCGTCACCGCGTTGGAGAAGAACAACGGCACCACGACCTACGCGATCAAGGGCGGCAATGCACAGTCGGGCTCACTGACCACCTGGTACAACGGGGCCTTGCCCAACCTCGGCGGATACACCCCGATGCACCTGGAGGGCGCCATCGTCCTCGGCACCGGCGGCGACAACAGCAACGGCTCGGACGGCTCGTTCTTCGAGGGCGTCATGACCTCGGGCTACCCGACCGACGCCGCCGACAACGCCGTACAGGCCAACATCACCTCCGTCGGCTACACCACCCCGACCGCGAGCTTCCCCGTCACCGGCACCGCCTACCGCCTGACCAACGCCAACTCCGGCAAGGTCCTGGACGCGGTCAACTGCGGTACCGCCAACGGCACGTCGATCGACATCTGGGCCTCGCTCGGCAACACCTGCCAGCAGTGGAAGTTCGCCAGCGCGGGCAACGGCCACTACACCATCAGCAACGTCAACAGCGGCACGGTCCTGGACGACAAGAACTGCGGGCAGAGCAACGGCACGGCCGTCCAGCTGTGGGCCTCGCTCGGCAACACCTGCCAGCAGTGGGACGTCACCAAGTTCGGCAGTCACTACACGATCACCAACGTCAACACCGGCATGACGCTGGACGTGGCGAACTGCGGAACGGCCAACGGCACGGCGGTCCGGCAGTGGCAGCAGCTGGACAACGCGTGCCAGCAGTGGAACATCGCGCCGTGA
- a CDS encoding sugar ABC transporter ATP-binding protein has translation MTATKNAPDRAVTARLRGVHKSYGPVRVLDLPELDLYAGQVIGVVGENGAGKSTLMGTLAGSVHRDGGEILVDGEPLAAGSTEAAGQLGIAMVSQEFPLVGQLSVAENLLLGRRPRQSRRRFLVDRTAQRAEAKSMLAEIGLSAETIPVNREVRTLPVPTRQMIEIAKAWGREPKLLILDEPTSSLGPVEAQMVLGLARQLADRGGTVLFIGHRLDEVREISDRVLVLRNGRLVADLEPAEASEERLIREMVGGEVAQGEPKAPPATSPVLLQAEGLTADGLGPVDLDVREGEILGVAGLMGSGRSRLVHTIAGAQPSTGGRMLLGGTPYRPRGAGDGVAAGIALIPEDRKEQSLVLFASIRANVVVSVLKRISTRGLLAPGRERAEARKITENVNVRMQSVEQPIGSLSGGNQQRAIFGRAFAAEPRLLLLDEPTRGVDVGAKAEIYKLIDQAAEQGMGIVVASSELEELLWICHRIAVMNHGRVVTVIDRADATKERIMTAAAGTSSLDEHRPTDSLDEHQVTNGATA, from the coding sequence ATGACGGCCACGAAGAACGCCCCGGACCGCGCGGTCACCGCGCGGCTGCGGGGGGTGCACAAGTCCTACGGACCGGTGCGCGTCCTCGACCTGCCCGAACTCGACCTCTACGCCGGCCAGGTGATCGGTGTGGTCGGCGAGAACGGCGCCGGGAAGTCCACGCTGATGGGCACGCTGGCCGGATCGGTGCACCGGGACGGCGGCGAGATCCTGGTCGACGGGGAGCCTCTCGCCGCCGGGTCCACCGAGGCCGCGGGGCAGCTCGGCATCGCCATGGTCTCCCAGGAGTTCCCGCTGGTCGGACAGCTCTCGGTGGCCGAGAACCTGCTCCTCGGCCGCCGCCCGCGCCAGTCCAGGCGACGGTTCCTGGTGGACCGTACGGCACAGCGGGCCGAGGCGAAGTCGATGCTCGCGGAGATCGGTCTGTCCGCCGAGACGATCCCGGTGAACCGGGAGGTCCGCACCCTTCCGGTGCCGACCCGCCAGATGATCGAGATCGCCAAGGCCTGGGGCCGCGAACCCAAGCTGCTGATCCTGGACGAGCCGACCTCCTCACTGGGGCCGGTCGAGGCCCAGATGGTGCTGGGCCTGGCCCGCCAACTCGCCGACCGCGGCGGCACCGTGCTGTTCATCGGACACCGCCTCGACGAGGTGCGGGAGATCAGCGACCGTGTCCTGGTCCTGCGCAACGGCAGGCTGGTCGCCGACCTCGAACCCGCCGAGGCCAGTGAGGAACGGCTGATCCGGGAGATGGTCGGCGGCGAGGTCGCACAGGGCGAACCGAAGGCACCGCCCGCGACGAGCCCCGTCCTGCTCCAGGCCGAGGGCCTGACCGCGGACGGCCTCGGACCGGTCGACCTGGACGTGCGCGAGGGCGAGATCCTGGGCGTGGCCGGGCTGATGGGCTCGGGCCGCAGCCGCCTGGTCCACACGATCGCCGGGGCACAGCCCTCGACCGGCGGCCGGATGCTGCTGGGCGGCACGCCCTACCGGCCGCGGGGCGCCGGTGACGGCGTGGCGGCCGGGATCGCGCTGATCCCCGAGGACCGCAAGGAGCAGTCGCTCGTCCTGTTCGCGTCGATCCGGGCGAACGTCGTCGTCTCGGTGCTCAAGCGGATCAGCACCCGGGGCCTGCTCGCACCGGGCCGGGAACGTGCCGAGGCACGGAAGATCACCGAGAACGTCAACGTGCGAATGCAGTCGGTGGAGCAGCCGATCGGCTCGCTGTCCGGCGGCAACCAGCAACGCGCCATCTTCGGCCGGGCGTTCGCCGCCGAACCGCGCCTGCTGCTGCTCGACGAACCGACCCGCGGCGTGGACGTGGGTGCCAAGGCGGAGATCTACAAGCTGATCGACCAGGCGGCGGAGCAGGGCATGGGGATCGTGGTCGCCTCCTCCGAACTGGAGGAGCTGCTGTGGATCTGCCACCGCATCGCGGTGATGAACCACGGGCGGGTGGTCACGGTCATCGACCGGGCCGACGCCACCAAGGAGCGGATCATGACGGCCGCGGCCGGCACCTCCTCCCTCGACGAGCACCGACCGACAGATTCCCTCGACGAACACCAAGTGACGAACGGAGCCACAGCATGA